A genomic region of Manihot esculenta cultivar AM560-2 chromosome 15, M.esculenta_v8, whole genome shotgun sequence contains the following coding sequences:
- the LOC110601692 gene encoding two-component response regulator ARR1 isoform X2: MNLTNGKGSMSTASSSAAWRAGDVVPDQFPAGLRVLVVDDDPTCLMILEKMLRTCLYEVTKCNRAETALSLLRENKNGYDIVISDVHMPDMDGFKLLEHIGLEMDLPVIMMSADDGKSVVMKGVTHGACDYLIKPVRIEALKNIWQHVVRKKRNEWKDLEQSGSVEEGDRQPKQSEEADYSSSANEGNWRNSKKRKDEEEDAEERDDTSTLKKPRVVWSVELHQQFVAAVNQLGIDKAVPKKILELMNVPGLTRENVASHLQKYRLYLRRLSGVSQHQNNLTNSFINPQEASYGPLSSLNGLDLQTLAATGQLPAQSLATLQAAGLGRSAVKSRMPMPIVDQRNLFSFENPKLRFGEGQQQISSSKPMNFLHGIPTTMEPKQLANLHHSAQSLGGMNMQVNAHGGQGGQGDSLLMQMSQSQSRGQILNETTGSHVPTLPSSIGQPVLPNAVVGGVLARNGLAENGRGTGYIQVSQSSSMLNFPLNSPAELSGNSFPLGSAPGISSLTSKGTFQEEVNSEIKGSVGFMPSYDIFSDLNNHKSHDWELHNVGMTFNASHQANSLQSNLDVGSSVLSHQGFSSSQRTGQNRNISAVGKPIFTAGDATDHVNANNVGPLNTFFDNSVRVKSEIVPDANCDTNIFSEQFGQEDLMSALLKQQQGGVAPAENEFDFDG; the protein is encoded by the exons ATGAATCTCACTAACGGCAAGGGATCCATGTCAACGGCCAGCTCTAGTGCAGCTTGGAGAGCTGGGGACGTTGTCCCCGATCAGTTTCCGGCAGGGCTAAGGGTCTTAGTTGTTGATGATGATCCAACATGTCTTATGATCTTGGAGAAGATGCTCAGGACCTGTCTCTATGAAG TTACAAAATGCAATCGAGCTGAGACCGCATTGTCTTTGCTTCGGGAGAACAAAAATGGATATGATATTGTTATAAGTGATGTTCACATGCCAGACATGGATGGATTTAAACTCCTTGAACACATTGGACTAGAGATGGATCTGCCTGTTATCA TGATGTCAGCGGATGATGGGAAAAGTGTTGTTATGAAGGGGGTCACTCATGGTGCTTGCGATTACCTTATTAAACCAGTTCGCATCGAGGCACTGAAGAACATATGGCAGCATGTGGTTCGGAAGAAAAGGAATGAATGGAAGGACTTGGAGCAATCAGGCAGTGTCGAAGAGGGAGATAGACAGCCGAAACAGTCAGAGGAAGCAGATTACTCATCTTCCGCCAATGAAGGGAACTGGAGAAACTCAAAAAAGAGGAAAGACGAGGAAGAAGATGCAGAGGAAAGGGATGACACATCCACATTAAAGAAGCCAAGAGTGGTTTGGTCAGTTGAGCTCCACCAACAGTTTGTTGCTGCTGTTAATCAACTAGGCATTGACA AGGCTGTTCCTAAGAAAATTCTAGAGTTGATGAATGTTCCTGGGCTCACCAGAGAAAATGTTGCTAGCCACCTCCAG AAATATCGTTTATATCTCAGAAGATTGAGTGGGGTTTCACAACACCAGAATAATTTGACCAACAGTTTTATTAATCCCCAAGAAGCAAGCTATGGGCCACTGTCCTCTCTCAATGGACTTGACCTTCAAACTCTTGCTGCTACTGGTCAGCTTCCAGCACAAAGCCTTGCCACACTCCAAGCAGCTGGGCTTGGTCGATCAGCAGTAAAATCTAGAATGCCCATGCCCATTGTTGATCAAAGGAACCTTTTCAGCTTTGAGAATCCAAAATTAAGATTCGGAGAGGGACAACAACAGATAAGCAGTAGTAAGCCAATGAACTTTCTTCATGGTATCCCAACAACCATGGAGCCTAAGCAGCTCGCAAATTTGCATCATTCAGCACAATCTCTAGGGGGCATGAATATGCAAGTCAATGCCCATGGTGGGCAGGGTGGTCAAGGTGATTCATTGCTGATGCAGATGTCTCAGTCACAGTCCAGGGGGCAGATACTAAATGAAACCACTGGCAGCCATGTTCCTACTCTCCCATCATCCATAGGGCAGCCTGTTCTACCTAATGCAGTTGTTGGTGGAGTCTTAGCAAGAAATGGTTTAGCTGAGAATGGTAGAGGGACAGGATACATTCAAGTTTCACAATCATCTTCAATGTTGAATTTCCCACTGAACAGCCCAGCAGAATTATCAGGCAATAGTTTTCCTCTGGGAAGTGCTCCAGGAATATCCAGTCTCACATCTAAAGGGACATTTCAAGAAGAGGTTAACTCAGAAATAAAAGGATCCGTTGGATTCATGCCAAGTTATGATATTTTTAGTGATTTGAATAATCACAAATCACATGATTGGGAATTACATAATGTAGGCATGACCTTTAATGCCTCTCATCAAGCCAACTCTCTGCAAAGCAATCTTGATGTCGGTtcttcagttttatctcatcaAGGTTTTTCTTCTAGCCAAAGGACTGGACAGAACAGGAATATATCTGCTGTAGGAAAACCCATTTTTACAGCTGGGGATGCAACTGATCACGTGAATGCAAACAATGTTGGACCTCTCAACACTTTCTTCGATAATTCAGTGAGGGTTAAATCTGAAATTGTTCCTGATGCAAACTGTGATACTAACATCTTTTCTGAGCAGTTTGGCCAGGAAGATCTCATGAGTGCACTTCTAAAACAA CAACAGGGAGGTGTAGCGCCAGCTGAAAATGAATTTGACTTTGATGG ATGA
- the LOC110601276 gene encoding COBRA-like protein 7 has protein sequence MAFNFNLPFLILVAIVPFAISQTNIEAPPPAANSCNGIFLSYQYGGGTQLKPTNPTHQPYRFESTLSIQNNGLDQLKSWKVFVGFKNDEFLVSASNAILADGTSLPASVGNGTIFAGYPMTDLKTPIETAGDYTQTSVQVKLLGTQFGVPLKDVPWPSNIALANDGFVCPKTTKEGSMMYVCCTRDENFKSNISVEEEFLPRQNGDLTIIYDVIRTYDSNYWAQVSIENHNPLGRLDNWKLSWDWMMDEFIYTMKGAYPYVVDSSDCIFGPQATFYKEIDFANVLNCERRPTIIDLTPTKYNDTTFGLKPFCCRNGTILPPSMDPSKSTSVFQMQVFKMPPVLNRSDLTPPQNWKINGTLNPDYQCGPPVRVSPSQFPDPSGLPSSSTAVASWQVVCNITHPRGVSPRCCVSFSAYYNDSVVPCNTCACGCASNTERTCSATAPAVLLPPEALLISSDNRTALARAWADLKHQSVPNPMPCGDNCGVSINWHLYTDYTHGWSARISIFNWDEIAFPDWFAAVKLDKAAAGFKAMYSFNGSMVKGVNSTIFMQGLPGLNYLVAETDGADLQKNPRVPGKQQSVISFTKKSMPGLNVAAGDGFPTKVFFNGEECSLPKIYPTGNGNRREPTMTLWIFLATVLGMLMQQ, from the exons ATGGCTTTTAACTTCAATCTGCCCTTTCTGATCCTTGTTGCTATAGTACCCTTTGCTATCTCCCAGACTAACATCGAAGCACCACCTCCTGCGGCCAATTCCTGCAATGGGATTTTTTTGTCCTACCAATATGGAGGAGGAACCCAGCTCAAGCCCACTAATCCAACCCACCAGCCCTACAGATTCGAGTCCACGTTGAGTATACAAAATAACGGCCTTGATCAGCTCAAATCTTGGAAGGTTTTTGTGGGTTTTAAGAATGATGAGTTTTTGGTCTCTGCTTCTAATGCTATTCTTGCTGATGGCACTAGCTTGCCTGCCAGCGTTGGTAATGGGACTATTTTTGCTGGATATCCTATGACTGATCTCAAAACGCCAATTGAGACTGCAGGGGATTACACTCAGACCTCTGTTCAGGTTAAGCTGTTGGGGACTCAGTTTGGTGTCCCGTTGAAGGATGTGCCTTGGCCATCTAATATCGCGCTTGCTAATGATGGCTTTGTTTGCCCTAAGACTACTAAggaag GTAGTATGATGTATGTTTGTTGCACCAGAGATGAGAACTTTAAATCAAACATCAGTGTGGAGGAGGAATTCCTGCCTCGCCAGAATGGGGATCTAACAATTATTTATGATGTAATCAGAACATATGATTCCAATTACTGGGCACAGGTTTCCATTGAAAATCACAATCCCCTTGGTCGTCTTGATAATTGGAAATTGAGCTGGGACTGGATGATGGATGAATTTATCTACACCATGAAAGGGGCTTATCCCTACGTAGTTGATTCATCTGACTGCATTTTTGGCCCGCAGGCTACATTTTATAAGGAAATAGACTTTGCCAATGTATTGAACTGTGAAAGAAGGCCAACAATCATTGACCTGACTCCAACGAAGTATAATGACACAACCTTTGGGCTCAAGCCATTTTGTTGTCGAAATGGTACCATCTTGCCACCATCAATGGACCCAAGCAAGTCAACTTCAGTTTTCCAGATGCAGGTTTTTAAAATGCCACCAGTTCTTAATCGGTCTGACCTAACACCACCACAAAACTGGAAGATCAATGGCACACTTAACCCTGATTATCAATGTGGTCCCCCAGTAAGAGTGAGCCCTAGCCAATTCCCAGACCCAAGTGGCTTACCATCAAGTTCAACTGCAGTTGCTAGCTGGCAGGTAGTATGCAATATCACTCACCCCAGGGGTGTGAGCCCCAGATGCTGTGTATCATTTTCTGCTTACTACAATGATTCTGTTGTCCCATGCAATACCTGCGCATGTGGTTGCGCTAGTAACACAGAAAGAACTTGTAGTGCGACTGCTCCAGCTGTTCTTCTTCCTCCAGAGGCACTGCTTATATCTTCTGATAATCGTACGGCCTTGGCTAGGGCTTGGGCTGACCTTAAACATCAATCAGTGCCAAACCCAATGCCCTGTGGAGATAATTGTGGGGTGAGCATTAACTGGCATTTATATACAGATTATACCCATGGATGGAGTGCAAGGATCTCAATTTTCAACTGGGATGAAATTGCATTTCCTGATTGGTTTGCTGCAGTAAAATTGGATAAAGCTGCTGCTGGTTTTAAAGCAATGTATTCATTCAATGGAAGCATGGTGAAGGGCGTCAACAGCACCATATTCATGCAAGGGCTTCCAGGATTGAACTATCTTGTGGCTGAAACTGATGGAGCTGACCTGCAAAAGAATCCTAGGGTGCCTGGAAAGCAGCAATCTGTGATCTCATTTACAAAGAAATCTATGCCTGGACTCAATGTGGCTGCTGGAGATGGGTTTCCGACTAAAGTATTCTTCAACGGGGAGGAGTGCTCACTTCCTAAAATATACCCAACAGGTAACGGCAATAGAAGGGAGCCGACTATGACTTTGTGGATCTTCCTAGCAACTGTGTTGGGCATGCTGATGCAGCAGTAG
- the LOC110601692 gene encoding two-component response regulator ARR1 isoform X1 encodes MNLTNGKGSMSTASSSAAWRAGDVVPDQFPAGLRVLVVDDDPTCLMILEKMLRTCLYEVTKCNRAETALSLLRENKNGYDIVISDVHMPDMDGFKLLEHIGLEMDLPVIMMSADDGKSVVMKGVTHGACDYLIKPVRIEALKNIWQHVVRKKRNEWKDLEQSGSVEEGDRQPKQSEEADYSSSANEGNWRNSKKRKDEEEDAEERDDTSTLKKPRVVWSVELHQQFVAAVNQLGIDKAVPKKILELMNVPGLTRENVASHLQKYRLYLRRLSGVSQHQNNLTNSFINPQEASYGPLSSLNGLDLQTLAATGQLPAQSLATLQAAGLGRSAVKSRMPMPIVDQRNLFSFENPKLRFGEGQQQISSSKPMNFLHGIPTTMEPKQLANLHHSAQSLGGMNMQVNAHGGQGGQGDSLLMQMSQSQSRGQILNETTGSHVPTLPSSIGQPVLPNAVVGGVLARNGLAENGRGTGYIQVSQSSSMLNFPLNSPAELSGNSFPLGSAPGISSLTSKGTFQEEVNSEIKGSVGFMPSYDIFSDLNNHKSHDWELHNVGMTFNASHQANSLQSNLDVGSSVLSHQGFSSSQRTGQNRNISAVGKPIFTAGDATDHVNANNVGPLNTFFDNSVRVKSEIVPDANCDTNIFSEQFGQEDLMSALLKQQQGGVAPAENEFDFDGYPLDNIPV; translated from the exons ATGAATCTCACTAACGGCAAGGGATCCATGTCAACGGCCAGCTCTAGTGCAGCTTGGAGAGCTGGGGACGTTGTCCCCGATCAGTTTCCGGCAGGGCTAAGGGTCTTAGTTGTTGATGATGATCCAACATGTCTTATGATCTTGGAGAAGATGCTCAGGACCTGTCTCTATGAAG TTACAAAATGCAATCGAGCTGAGACCGCATTGTCTTTGCTTCGGGAGAACAAAAATGGATATGATATTGTTATAAGTGATGTTCACATGCCAGACATGGATGGATTTAAACTCCTTGAACACATTGGACTAGAGATGGATCTGCCTGTTATCA TGATGTCAGCGGATGATGGGAAAAGTGTTGTTATGAAGGGGGTCACTCATGGTGCTTGCGATTACCTTATTAAACCAGTTCGCATCGAGGCACTGAAGAACATATGGCAGCATGTGGTTCGGAAGAAAAGGAATGAATGGAAGGACTTGGAGCAATCAGGCAGTGTCGAAGAGGGAGATAGACAGCCGAAACAGTCAGAGGAAGCAGATTACTCATCTTCCGCCAATGAAGGGAACTGGAGAAACTCAAAAAAGAGGAAAGACGAGGAAGAAGATGCAGAGGAAAGGGATGACACATCCACATTAAAGAAGCCAAGAGTGGTTTGGTCAGTTGAGCTCCACCAACAGTTTGTTGCTGCTGTTAATCAACTAGGCATTGACA AGGCTGTTCCTAAGAAAATTCTAGAGTTGATGAATGTTCCTGGGCTCACCAGAGAAAATGTTGCTAGCCACCTCCAG AAATATCGTTTATATCTCAGAAGATTGAGTGGGGTTTCACAACACCAGAATAATTTGACCAACAGTTTTATTAATCCCCAAGAAGCAAGCTATGGGCCACTGTCCTCTCTCAATGGACTTGACCTTCAAACTCTTGCTGCTACTGGTCAGCTTCCAGCACAAAGCCTTGCCACACTCCAAGCAGCTGGGCTTGGTCGATCAGCAGTAAAATCTAGAATGCCCATGCCCATTGTTGATCAAAGGAACCTTTTCAGCTTTGAGAATCCAAAATTAAGATTCGGAGAGGGACAACAACAGATAAGCAGTAGTAAGCCAATGAACTTTCTTCATGGTATCCCAACAACCATGGAGCCTAAGCAGCTCGCAAATTTGCATCATTCAGCACAATCTCTAGGGGGCATGAATATGCAAGTCAATGCCCATGGTGGGCAGGGTGGTCAAGGTGATTCATTGCTGATGCAGATGTCTCAGTCACAGTCCAGGGGGCAGATACTAAATGAAACCACTGGCAGCCATGTTCCTACTCTCCCATCATCCATAGGGCAGCCTGTTCTACCTAATGCAGTTGTTGGTGGAGTCTTAGCAAGAAATGGTTTAGCTGAGAATGGTAGAGGGACAGGATACATTCAAGTTTCACAATCATCTTCAATGTTGAATTTCCCACTGAACAGCCCAGCAGAATTATCAGGCAATAGTTTTCCTCTGGGAAGTGCTCCAGGAATATCCAGTCTCACATCTAAAGGGACATTTCAAGAAGAGGTTAACTCAGAAATAAAAGGATCCGTTGGATTCATGCCAAGTTATGATATTTTTAGTGATTTGAATAATCACAAATCACATGATTGGGAATTACATAATGTAGGCATGACCTTTAATGCCTCTCATCAAGCCAACTCTCTGCAAAGCAATCTTGATGTCGGTtcttcagttttatctcatcaAGGTTTTTCTTCTAGCCAAAGGACTGGACAGAACAGGAATATATCTGCTGTAGGAAAACCCATTTTTACAGCTGGGGATGCAACTGATCACGTGAATGCAAACAATGTTGGACCTCTCAACACTTTCTTCGATAATTCAGTGAGGGTTAAATCTGAAATTGTTCCTGATGCAAACTGTGATACTAACATCTTTTCTGAGCAGTTTGGCCAGGAAGATCTCATGAGTGCACTTCTAAAACAA CAACAGGGAGGTGTAGCGCCAGCTGAAAATGAATTTGACTTTGATGGGTATCCCCTGGATAATATTCCTGTGTAG